One genomic region from Halobacteriovorax vibrionivorans encodes:
- a CDS encoding acyl-CoA dehydrogenase family protein — MWYFTEEEKQIQKMCRDFARQELAPVAEKHDTEESFNMDAFKKMGEIGVLGITADPEYGGAGMGALSATIVMEEFGKACASSTLSYLAHSILCVNNIENNASKEQKEKYLPKLITGEHIGCMGMSEPEYGSDAVGIQTKAEKKDDHYLLNGTKMWITNAQYADIAYVYTRTGKERKNLSTFILEKDKGHFDFGSPIHKMGMRASPTGELIFDNSKVGLEQLVGNEGDSIYHMMKNLEIERITIAGISLGIAQACVDQCIKYANERSQFGKNIGEYQMIQKMIAEMATETEMMRNFLYNVAYRYDQGEKGPVVAAQVKLAIPKMATKIALDAIQLHGGYGYSREFPVERMMRDNKLNEIGAGTNEVMIMIIAKNLLKAAQA; from the coding sequence ATGTGGTATTTCACAGAGGAAGAGAAACAAATCCAAAAAATGTGTCGCGACTTTGCTAGACAGGAGCTTGCTCCAGTTGCAGAAAAGCATGATACAGAAGAAAGCTTCAACATGGATGCTTTCAAGAAGATGGGTGAAATCGGAGTCCTTGGTATTACTGCTGATCCTGAATACGGTGGTGCAGGAATGGGTGCACTATCAGCAACGATTGTTATGGAAGAATTTGGAAAGGCCTGTGCTTCATCTACTCTTTCATATCTAGCTCATTCAATTCTTTGTGTTAACAACATCGAAAACAATGCTTCTAAAGAACAAAAAGAAAAATATCTACCAAAACTAATCACTGGTGAGCACATCGGCTGTATGGGAATGTCTGAACCAGAATACGGATCAGATGCAGTTGGTATCCAAACAAAAGCTGAAAAGAAAGACGACCACTATCTTCTTAACGGTACTAAGATGTGGATCACAAATGCTCAATACGCAGATATCGCTTACGTATACACAAGAACAGGAAAAGAGAGAAAGAACCTTTCGACTTTCATCCTAGAAAAAGATAAAGGTCACTTTGACTTTGGTAGCCCTATCCACAAAATGGGAATGCGTGCATCACCTACTGGAGAGCTAATCTTTGACAACTCTAAAGTTGGACTTGAACAACTAGTTGGTAACGAAGGTGATTCAATTTATCACATGATGAAAAATCTTGAGATTGAAAGAATCACAATTGCAGGTATCTCACTTGGTATCGCACAAGCTTGTGTTGATCAGTGTATTAAATATGCTAACGAAAGATCACAATTTGGAAAAAATATTGGTGAATATCAAATGATCCAAAAAATGATCGCAGAGATGGCAACAGAAACTGAAATGATGAGAAACTTCCTCTACAACGTAGCTTACCGTTACGATCAAGGAGAGAAAGGTCCAGTAGTTGCAGCTCAGGTTAAACTTGCGATTCCAAAGATGGCAACTAAGATTGCTCTTGATGCTATCCAACTTCACGGTGGATACGGTTACTCAAGAGAGTTCCCAGTTGAGCGTATGATGAGAGATAATAAGCTTAATGAGATTGGTGCTGGGACAAATGAGGTGATGATCATGATTATCGCCAAGAACCTACTCAAGGCCGCTCAAGCGTAA